In Bradyrhizobium sp. 170, the DNA window CGGCGCCGGATCCCGCTATGGTGCGCTGGAAGCCGTTGGCCATTGCCAGGAATGCGAGCAGGACGATCACCACAAGCGCGATCGCGATCACCGTCGAGAGCGAGAGCCAGCGCCGCTGCGCGATGCTCCTGAGATTGATGGCGGTCACCGCCGCGACTTGAAGCCAGAGCGAACGCATGCCTATCCCCGTCCGAGCGCGGTTGCAATTTTGAGCCGCATGGCGTTGAGCGCCGGAATGATGCCCGTGATCAGCCCAAGCGCGACCATCAACGCCAGGCCTTGCAGGATGATCGTCGGCGATACCGCAAAAGCGGGCGCGATGCTGGCGAGGCTGTTGCGCAGCGCCGCTGCGATCAGCGCCGCGATCGCCAGCCCGGGAATGCCGCCGAGCAGCGCCAGCAGCACGGATTCGCCAAGCACCATTTTAAGGATCCGCGGACCTGAGAACCCGAGCGTCTTCAGCACGCCGATCTCGCGGGTGCGCTCCCGGATCGACAGCGCCATGGTATTGCCGACGATCATCAGGATGGTGACGAAGGCCGCGCCAACCACCAGCAATACGATCAGCGCGATGTTGCCGAACTGCGCGGCGAACGCCTTGCCGAACGCCTTTTCAGTGTCGGTCGAGGTCTCGGCGGTGGAATTGGCGAACATCGCGTCGATCGCTTTCGCCACGCGATCGTTGTTCTCCGGCGAGGCGGTTTGCAGGATCATCCAGCCGATGGTGTCCTTGCCGAACGAGCGGGTTTCGTCGAAATAGGCGTACTGGAACAGCAGGAAGTTGGTGTCGACGTGCTCGGCCTTGCCCTTGACGATGCCGGCAATGGTGAGGTCCCAGGTGTGGCCGCCGCTCTTCTGGCTGAAGATGTTACTATTAAGAGGGATGCGATCGCCGATCTTCCAGCCCCACTTCTGCGCCAGGCTTTCACCGACCACCGCGCTGCCACGGTCACGCATGAAGGCTTGAAGCTGCTCGGGCGGAACTTCGAACTCGCTGCGGTAAACGTCGAAATAGGTGTTCGGCTCGATCGTGAGCGCCATGATGAAGTTTTTCGGGTCCTGATAATAGCCGCCGAACCAGTTGGCGAAGGTCACCTGCCGGACACCTTCGATCGCGCGCACGCGATTGTAGTAGGCGATCGGCATCGGCTGGGTGAAGTTGATCTTGTTGACGGTGATCATCCGGTCCGCGGCGGCGGCATCCTCGCCGGCGGTGAAGGCGCGGTAGAATCCGGCGAGCACGCCGAAGATCATGAACGCGATCAGGATCGACACGATCATCAGGCTGGCGCGCAATTTGCGGCGGAACAGGTTTTTCCGGACCAGGTCGAAGTCGTTCACGCGGCAAGCTCCCGTTCGACGAAGCGGCCCTTGTCGAGATGCAGGACACGCTTGGCATAGTTTGCCGCCGCAGGGTCATGCGTCACCATCACGATGGTCTTGCCGAGTTCGCCATTGAGCAGTTGCAGGATCGAAAGAATCTCGTCGGCGGATTGCCGGTCGAGATCGCCGGTCGGTTCGTCGCACAGCAGCAAGTTCGGATCCGAGACGATGGCGCGCGCAATCGCCACGCGCTGCTGCTGACCGCCCGACATTTCGCGCGGACGGTGCTTGATGCGATCGGCGAGCCCGACCACGGAAAGCGCGGTGTGAACGCGCTCGGCGCGCTCCTTGCGGTTCAATCGGGTGAGCAACAGCGGCAGTTCGACGTTCTGAGCTGCCGTCAGCATCGGCATCAGATTATAGAACTGGAAGATGAAGCCGATGTTGACGGCCCGCCAGGCGGCGAGTTCGCCCTCGGAGAGGCCGTCGATGCGGTGGTCTGCAACCGCAATCTCACCGGCGTCGGCGCGGTCGATGCCGCCGAGCAGATTGAGCAGCGTCGTCTTGCCTGAGCCGGAGGGTCCCATGACGGCGATGAAATCGCCGCGGGGTATAGCAAGGTCGAGATGATCGAAGATCGAGATCGTCTCCTTGCCCTTGGTGAAACGCTTAGCTACGCCGGTAAGGCGAACCATCGGATGTTCGGCTGTCACGCTTGTCTCCTCTCGAGGATTCCGGCTGGAGGCTAGTTCGCGGCGGTGGTCTCGGCGCCGCCCTTTGTCTTGGCGTCGCCTAGGAAGTTCACCTTCACCGCCATGTCGGGCAGGATGCGCGGGTCTTTCTTTTCGAAGCGGATGCGCACCTTCACCGTGGCCTTTTCGCGATTCGCAGTCGGCACGATGGCGATGACAGAGGCGGGAATGGTCCAGTCCGGATAGGCATCCAGCATTGCGTTGACGGCGCCTCCGGGGGCAACCCGGCCGATGAAGGCTTCGTTGACGTCGACCTCGATTTCGATCGAATCCATGTCGACGATGGTGCAGATGCCGGTGCGCGTGTAGCCACCAACCGACATCGGCGAAATCATTTCGCCAGGCTGTGCGCTGCGGTCGATGACGACGCCGGCGAACGGCGCGCGGATTTGATGCTTGTCGAGCATCGAGGCGCTGCGCTTGGCGTCGATCCTGGCGGTCTCGAATTGCGACTGCGCCTGGCGCAATTGCGCACTGAGCACGCCGACCCGGGCCTGTGCCTTGGTCAGGTCGGCCTCGGTCGCGAAATTCTTTTGCGACAGTGTTTGGACACGCGACATGATCCGGGTCGCGTCTTCGAGATCAGCGGTAATCGCGGCGACCGCGGCATCGGCCGTCTCGACGCGGGAGCGGGCCAACTCATAATCCCTTTCGGCAAGCACGCTGTCGAGCCGCGCCACGATCTGACCCTCGGTCACCGTCATGCCTTCGTCGATGAAGACCTCGACGACCTTGCCGGTGATCTCGGCCGCAACGGTTGCCTTGCGACGCGCCACCACATAGCCGGAGGCCGCCAGATTGCCGGCCGCCTTGTTATTCGTTGTCGGCTGCTGAGGTGTCTGCGGCTGCGCGGCGGGCTGCTGTGCGGTCTGCGACGCAGTCTCCTTGGGGGAATCCTGCTTGCGGAACTCGAACGCGGCAAAGGCGGCGAACGCGACGACGCAGGCGACAATCGCCGCCGAAATCGGCAGCCAGCGGCGACCAGGTCGCTCCGCCTTGTTGGTGCTGCGATCGATCGTCAGCGATCTCAGCAATTTGCTCTTGTCTTCGGCCATCATTCATTTCCATCCGGCTGCTCGCTGCAACTTCCGCGCGGGCGGCATCATTTCTCGCGCTGGTGGTCTCGCTCACAGCCGGTTCACATGTCTCGCCATAGAAGGGG includes these proteins:
- a CDS encoding ABC transporter ATP-binding protein — translated: MVRLTGVAKRFTKGKETISIFDHLDLAIPRGDFIAVMGPSGSGKTTLLNLLGGIDRADAGEIAVADHRIDGLSEGELAAWRAVNIGFIFQFYNLMPMLTAAQNVELPLLLTRLNRKERAERVHTALSVVGLADRIKHRPREMSGGQQQRVAIARAIVSDPNLLLCDEPTGDLDRQSADEILSILQLLNGELGKTIVMVTHDPAAANYAKRVLHLDKGRFVERELAA
- a CDS encoding efflux RND transporter periplasmic adaptor subunit, which encodes MAEDKSKLLRSLTIDRSTNKAERPGRRWLPISAAIVACVVAFAAFAAFEFRKQDSPKETASQTAQQPAAQPQTPQQPTTNNKAAGNLAASGYVVARRKATVAAEITGKVVEVFIDEGMTVTEGQIVARLDSVLAERDYELARSRVETADAAVAAITADLEDATRIMSRVQTLSQKNFATEADLTKAQARVGVLSAQLRQAQSQFETARIDAKRSASMLDKHQIRAPFAGVVIDRSAQPGEMISPMSVGGYTRTGICTIVDMDSIEIEVDVNEAFIGRVAPGGAVNAMLDAYPDWTIPASVIAIVPTANREKATVKVRIRFEKKDPRILPDMAVKVNFLGDAKTKGGAETTAAN
- a CDS encoding ABC transporter permease, with the translated sequence MNDFDLVRKNLFRRKLRASLMIVSILIAFMIFGVLAGFYRAFTAGEDAAAADRMITVNKINFTQPMPIAYYNRVRAIEGVRQVTFANWFGGYYQDPKNFIMALTIEPNTYFDVYRSEFEVPPEQLQAFMRDRGSAVVGESLAQKWGWKIGDRIPLNSNIFSQKSGGHTWDLTIAGIVKGKAEHVDTNFLLFQYAYFDETRSFGKDTIGWMILQTASPENNDRVAKAIDAMFANSTAETSTDTEKAFGKAFAAQFGNIALIVLLVVGAAFVTILMIVGNTMALSIRERTREIGVLKTLGFSGPRILKMVLGESVLLALLGGIPGLAIAALIAAALRNSLASIAPAFAVSPTIILQGLALMVALGLITGIIPALNAMRLKIATALGRG